A genomic segment from Leptospira yasudae encodes:
- a CDS encoding class I SAM-dependent methyltransferase codes for MKICYVCENESFTLRPGSVRDNSKLDILECTNCGLVFLSEHTHIKETHYENSGMHGGEVISETEWLKENEKDDERRFRFLKSKLLNKRLLDFGCGVGGFLLKSKSITNQSEGVELELRLQPYYSKFDLKVWKNLDEVLESKQAYDIITAFHVIEHLKDPITVIRSLIQLLNPNGELIIEVPSSNDALLTLYKSDEFSHFTYWSQHLFLFNNETFKRLIQKSKLRLNWLKQIQRYPLSNHLYWLSKGQPGGHNVWSFLDNETIGREYESQLASIGLCDTIIASVSV; via the coding sequence ATGAAGATCTGTTATGTTTGTGAGAACGAGTCTTTTACTCTACGACCTGGTTCTGTTCGCGATAATTCCAAATTAGATATTTTGGAATGTACAAATTGTGGATTGGTTTTTCTTTCCGAACATACTCATATCAAAGAAACTCATTATGAAAATTCGGGAATGCATGGCGGGGAAGTTATTTCTGAAACAGAATGGTTAAAGGAAAATGAAAAGGACGACGAGAGAAGATTCCGCTTTTTAAAATCGAAATTATTGAATAAAAGATTATTAGATTTCGGTTGTGGTGTTGGTGGATTTTTATTAAAATCTAAATCCATTACTAATCAAAGCGAAGGTGTTGAACTAGAGCTTCGCCTGCAACCCTATTATTCGAAGTTCGATCTGAAAGTATGGAAAAATTTGGATGAAGTTTTGGAGTCGAAGCAGGCATACGATATCATAACGGCATTTCATGTTATCGAGCATTTAAAAGATCCTATTACGGTGATACGATCTCTGATTCAATTATTAAATCCAAATGGAGAATTGATTATTGAGGTTCCAAGTTCAAACGATGCATTGTTGACCCTGTATAAGTCCGACGAGTTCTCGCATTTTACATATTGGAGTCAGCACCTATTTTTATTCAATAATGAGACCTTTAAACGTTTAATTCAAAAGTCAAAATTAAGACTCAATTGGCTGAAACAAATTCAAAGATATCCGCTGTCTAACCATTTGTATTGGCTTTCTAAAGGCCAACCAGGCGGTCATAATGTATGGTCCTTTTTAGACAATGAGACCATTGGAAGAGAATACGAATCCCAGCTTGCATCAATTGGTCTTTGCGATACTATAATCGCATCAGTGAGTGTTTAA
- a CDS encoding sugar phosphate isomerase/epimerase family protein yields the protein MYKNLLGVMQGRLLPKYKGRYQAHPIGYWQDEFKLAAEIGLDCIEFILDFNEFVENPLMSGFGISEIEKEMENSKVTVRSICADYFMEAPLHSSDDTIVSQSQSVLKTLLDHSKLLGVKDIVIPCVDQSSLTSENDKDRFVKNLQPLLEVAEKTEINLSLETDLAPEPFAELLARFTSNRVTVNYDIGNSASFGFDPQKELACYGSKISDIHIKDRVLGGGSVILGSGNANFDLFFETLREFNYEGPFIMQAFRDDEGLSIFKTQLQWIKSKIEEFRK from the coding sequence ATGTATAAAAATTTGTTAGGCGTAATGCAGGGGCGATTATTACCCAAATATAAAGGACGTTATCAAGCGCATCCGATCGGTTATTGGCAGGACGAATTCAAACTGGCCGCTGAAATTGGATTGGATTGTATCGAATTTATTTTAGATTTTAATGAGTTCGTCGAAAATCCGTTGATGAGTGGATTCGGAATTTCCGAAATCGAAAAAGAAATGGAAAACTCTAAGGTTACGGTCCGATCGATCTGTGCGGATTACTTTATGGAGGCTCCTTTACATTCTTCGGATGATACAATCGTATCTCAGAGTCAATCGGTTCTGAAAACACTTCTCGATCATAGCAAATTACTTGGTGTAAAAGACATCGTAATTCCGTGTGTGGATCAGTCTTCGTTGACCAGTGAGAATGATAAAGATCGATTCGTAAAAAATCTCCAACCTTTACTTGAAGTTGCGGAAAAAACGGAGATTAATCTTTCGCTTGAAACAGATTTAGCGCCTGAGCCTTTTGCAGAACTCTTGGCTCGATTTACGTCGAATCGAGTGACGGTCAATTACGACATTGGAAATAGCGCTTCGTTCGGGTTTGATCCTCAAAAGGAATTGGCCTGTTACGGATCCAAAATTTCAGATATCCATATTAAGGATCGAGTATTAGGAGGAGGTTCGGTGATTTTAGGAAGCGGTAACGCAAACTTTGATCTTTTTTTTGAAACCCTTCGCGAATTTAATTACGAGGGGCCTTTCATTATGCAAGCGTTTCGTGACGATGAAGGTCTCTCCATTTTTAAGACTCAATTACAATGGATCAAAAGTAAAATTGAGGAATTTAGAAAGTAA
- a CDS encoding cytidylyltransferase domain-containing protein, with protein MNTVAIILARGGSKGLPRKNILNFNGKPLIGWTIEQCLNVKGVHSVWVSSDSEEILKISEKFGAKILERPIEFANDTATSESAWIHAIETVESKLGRVDVVVAPQVTSPLRESSDIEKALALFQEKGYDSMFSASVAEDLYFWEKSQSGELNSVNYDWKNRKRRQDHSPQYIENGSFYIFTPDTIRKNNNRFGSKIGMVEMEFWKMFEIDSAETFQLCEAIMNNFLITKVKKENI; from the coding sequence ATGAATACAGTTGCGATAATCCTTGCGCGCGGCGGATCCAAGGGATTGCCAAGAAAGAATATTCTGAATTTTAATGGGAAACCATTGATTGGATGGACGATAGAACAATGTTTGAATGTAAAAGGAGTTCATTCCGTATGGGTAAGTTCTGATAGCGAAGAAATTCTTAAGATATCAGAAAAATTTGGAGCAAAAATTTTAGAACGCCCTATCGAATTTGCAAATGATACTGCAACGTCCGAATCTGCTTGGATACACGCGATTGAGACCGTCGAATCAAAATTGGGACGGGTAGACGTCGTAGTCGCTCCACAAGTGACTTCACCTCTTCGAGAGAGTTCGGATATCGAAAAGGCCCTTGCCCTTTTTCAAGAGAAGGGTTACGATTCAATGTTTTCGGCTAGTGTCGCTGAAGATCTTTATTTTTGGGAGAAATCGCAAAGCGGCGAACTCAATAGCGTAAATTACGATTGGAAAAATCGAAAACGTAGACAAGACCATTCTCCGCAGTACATAGAAAACGGATCGTTTTACATTTTTACGCCGGACACGATCCGTAAGAATAACAATCGTTTCGGAAGCAAAATCGGAATGGTAGAAATGGAATTTTGGAAAATGTTTGAAATTGACTCAGCTGAAACTTTCCAGCTTTGTGAAGCCATCATGAATAATTTTTTAATCACTAAAGTAAAAAAAGAGAACATATAA